Genomic DNA from Magnolia sinica isolate HGM2019 chromosome 4, MsV1, whole genome shotgun sequence:
CATTTCCATGGAAATCACATATGCTAAAACAAGCAGTTTAATGTGGATTCCTTTCCACATATTTCCCTTTCCTCTGTTTTGTAGCTCATGGGTGAGAGGATTTTGGGACCATCTCAACTGCATTTTCCTGAAATTGGGAAAATGGAAACTTTTTTCACTCTTGAGCAATGGTGCTGTGTCAGGGATTCTTGACTTGGTGATATGCAAGTTATAAGCAGGTTTTTAGCTTGCAGTTTgcacaaggtgggacccatggtacTCGTTACGATTGGTTTGTTGAACctcactgtggatggaccattccccaTGTATGTCCCATATTGGGAGATCCTAGCCACCCAATTTGGATCTTTTTCAGTTAAATGGGGACTGTtgctatatttctcttcttaactgtCTACTTTCCATAGAGATAGTTCAAGGTTAGAATTGTCTTGTTGAGGAgatctttggatggtggtccaAGCATGTTGGGCACAAcaatccaatggtctggatcattaacCATGGCCCCCACATGTGCAAACTGAAAGTCCGAGCAAACCGAATCCTACAATTGCTCATCCCTATTTCTAATTCCAATTTTTGCATTGCAGGGGATCAAAAATAATGCCATTGTTGGCCAGGTTCTTGAAAAGCACGGATCAGAGTGATGGTTCAGAAAAGGCATTGGTGGACGAATTGCAGGTGTTGGATGAACATCTCAAAGTTCATGTATGTGTTGATAGACATAGTAATATGATTATTTGCTTGTTTGGGGAAGTCCTGCACTATTAAATGCCTAATGGAATGAACCAGAAAATACAGTCAGACGTGTATGCAGTAAGTGTTAGTTGCTGATTTTTGCACATATATTGGAACCTGTACCCCTGCTAAATCTTTTCATGAGTGCCACCATGGCAAGGCTGCAAAATCCAGGttaattcatcaggtggggcctactatgtATGTGCCACCCTGAAATCGCGATGCCCTGGACATTAGGTGGTCACATGTGTTTGGCGAATGCAAGCATTAGATGACTGACCAGCCTGACCATTGGTGCATGGCACATGCACAATGACGGCACTCAGATCTCACATACCGTGCCACATTGGCACAGCAGGTTTCAAGATCCTACTCATGTGAGTAGCCATCACATTCTTTTGCACACAAACACACTGCATGTCTTAATTTCAAATTCCTTTCATAATTTAAGATATGATATGCCATTTTCATCCATTCGAAGAGTCATCCAATTAGTCTTTTTATGTCAGCAGGGCCCATACGTTGATGGAGATGATGTTACTTCCATTGATCTGTTCCTGGCACCAAAACTGTACCATATGGAGACTGTCCTTTCACATTTCAAGAATTGGACTATCCCAAAGTCTCTAAAATATGTTGAAAATTATTGCGAGGTATGCATAAGGCTTCCTTACAGTTTCATGCTAGTTTGGTTTTAAAGGTTGTCTTGATGAAATCTCTTCTTGGTGgcaacaacaaaaaaataaatataaataaatataaattccaATTTTGATGAATTGTTTCTTGCCATTTCTTCACATGTGGTTCTTTTGCACAGCTTCTTTTTTCTAGGTTGATGGAAGTATAATAATTTACATTTCAGTCGATATAAAAAATGCATGCCTCGCATAAATGGAGCTCTACTAAGCAACACATGCTTCTTGACAACTAGCCATGTGTGCTGCCAACCTAGAACATGTGCGGCATCCATGCCATGCATCATGTAGATGacctggccaaaaaatcaggccagtcaactCATCTGGCGGGGCCACACTTAGGAAAATAAATTGTCTAACTGTCTATACTCAATGCACACTCGTGGTCCTCGGATGAGTGGACTGACCTGAATTCGGGCCCTGATGATCTTATATGGTGGCAACCACCTGTCACATGACACAGATGCACCTGTCATATTAAAGTTCGTTGTGATCTCATTACACTACGGTTGGATTCGTTAGTAATTCGTTGGTGTTAGTTTCTTGACAAGACTCAGGTTTGAGCTGAATGTGAAAATGTTTAGATTCTAGTACATTGTTTTGAATCACATGAAGTTTTTCTTTATAAGTTGTTTATGTCTTGTTCTTGAGGCACTCTTTTCATACATTAGCAAATCAGGTTGTGGCATGTAAATGCAAGCCTTTCCTACATGGGGGATTTTGACCACATGTGTGGGCTCCTTTGGACCACACATGGGTGAGGGCATAGTTTTTCTCTACTTATTTTTCCTGTCCtttttaagtgtttttttttttatttttttgtggccAGATGTTTGAAGCATAATGATATTTGTTATAAGCTTGTAAAAGGCTATCTTTGGGATGTTTGAAGCATTAATATATTTGTGTGGATAAAAGGCTGTTCGAGAACAAGGATTCCtcacaaaatagaattttttttcccATGGATATGGTGTTTTTGCTATTTGTATTGTAAAAAGTTGTTTCGGAAATTAACCGTCATGGTTACACTTTTCCTCGGAAACGTAGCTTTTTTATTCCTCTCAAAAAGCTAATCCATGGGTATTTCATGATAATATGGGATGCTTGTTGGTGTTGACCATTGACCTTAGGTTCATTTCTTTGGTGTTCCATCTAACAAAGAATGTCAATTGACACGTGTCTTTTTACATTTCCACTATTTTCCATGTTGGACGATTCCTGGGGGTTTTTCAATATCCACAGTTAAATGTTACCCTACTCAAACAGCCCCTATGAACAGGAATAACTTATATACCCTTACTTTaggatgtgcatgtgtgtgtgtgttttttttttttttttttttttttggtgggggggggTTATTAGATTATTAGAATTTCTTTGTTTTAAGCCTATAAAAGGATGTTTGGGATATCTGAAGCATTATAGCATTTTGATTATAAAGAAATTGCTTTCTTGAGTTGGTGGTCATAAAAAGAAGATAAGAGAGGGAACATGTGATCTCTAGTTATCTACTAGAAGGTTGTGGGTTCTCCCACGGTCTTCGTTTCTCATTCTTATTTCCTCTGGGCCCCCTTGAGCTGCTTTGCATGTAGAATCCTTTGAACTACTTGCTCAATGGCTTTTCATTTTTCTGGTACCATGTTGTAATTTGCAATAAGAAAGAAACTATTGGAATCATAATTTTAAATATCAACTCAGAATTGGTGAGGAATGAAACAAGCATCCTACTGAAACACTCACCAATTCCAGAAAACGTGCTAGCATGTCATGCGTTTCAATAGTGCTCATGGAATCCATCATTGGATAATTGTTatgcttctcttttcttttcttttctcactaATCAATCAGGCCCTCATGGGAAAGTTCGTGAAAGGATTTTCAGTTTAGTCAAATGATTCTTCCGAACCATTTTGCTTGCATTTGATGCCACTGCTCCACATGTTCTTTTGCTTTGTACTTTCCAGTGGATCAAATTCCTTGCATGAGAATGCATTTGATGCTCcacattttccttttctttttccttattccTATGATCTTCATGCACATCCAACACCGATTTTCTTGCCTTTGATAAATTTTTAGAGAAAAAGATTCCCTGCCCAGAGTTGGAGTTTTTGTACCTCAATGTGGTGGCAACAGCAAACAGATAAGATGTTGACGTGCAGTGTTTCttacatatgggccccacagtttggTGATTCAAACTATTGAGCAATTGGCCCACATTGGCTGATGGGTAGATGCCAAGAAAATCTTTCAGATTGAAAGACTATAACCCTTTGATCCCTTACCTACTCTTTGTTAGATGCATGCATGCCAGCCACACTGGCTGACACGTGCCAGTGTGTGGCTGCTGGATCCATGCATTCCAGCCACCTGGCTACATGTGCCAGTGTGGGACAacccctggtggggcccacttgacatatGGCAACAAGATGGGCTGCTAGCCCACAGCATCCCTCaccgccgcccatccatttttcctatttAAGGGCAAGGTTGCATGGGGCATAAGAATGGAAGCAGCaaagaggcagagagagagagagagagagagagagagagaatttgtgCATGCGACACGTAGTGTAAGTGCTACAGTATAGGAAGGGGTCCTACTCTTATGCTTGCTCGAGGTCACATGCATCGGCATACCATCATCGCCATTGGATCAGGTAAGTGAATTGTCGTCTTCTCTGTGTAGTTGATTTGAGTAGGCCGTTGATTTCCATATTTCAGCTCCCCGATTTCAGTCGTGTAATCACATTGTTTGATCCACAATCATATAAATGGATCTAACCCGTCGTGTTGTCTGTATGCGCCCTaatagtggtatcagagcaacaaTCGACGCAGTTCCACTTCCAACAAAAGAAACCGTAAATTTCTTTTATATTGTCCCCCATAGGTCACACTACACATGGATATGCAGCaaataatgattaaaaaaaataatacaatATCTTTTTTGTCTGCCATTGctcgatggtggcccacaaggacaTATTATTTGAATAGATATATTTGGTATTgcattatttttttgtaatttttgataaTTTATTATGGGCGTCAGCTGGCTATTGTCGCAAAAGGATTCATTTATTGGCCTTTCGACTTTGATTGTTTTTGCTACACCCAATTGGATAAGTGGAACTTTTAGGCTGGATTGAAAATGATCACATTGCCCTCACTTCAATTTGTTTAGGTGATGTTGTTGTCTTTGAACCACTGATGATGATTgcgcataaataaaattaaaataatgttTCGAATGTATTTTCCGATCGACTAATATGGGACCCTCTCTTGCTTGATGTAGTGATAAAATGGCGTCTAAATCAATTGTGGCCGACCTATTGAAAGGAGAAAATTTTGATGGCAATAATTTTGATGACTGGCGAAGGACTGTTAGAATCGTGTTAGACAAAGAAGACATGTTGTACACATTGATGGTTGTTAGGAAAAACCCATAGATAGAAAATGGGGATATGCCTATAAAGAAGCTAAAATTTGAGTAACAGGAGTATAAGAAGTGGGAGAAAAATAATAGAGCAGCTAAAAAcattcttcttggttctatgcaTAAAGATTTGATTCCCACATATGAGATCTATAAAATTGCCAAAGAAATATGGGATGCCCTAGTTGGTTCATATGCTAGAATATCAAATTGCAGGATAAGGACGATGCAAATGGAATTTGATGCATATAGAATGTCTATAGGATGCTCTATTAAAGTCCATATTAGAAATATTGAACAAATGATGATTGATTTGCGAAATATAGGTTGTGTCATAACCAAAAACTGTTTCAATCTCTACCCAATTATTGGGCTCATATAAAAGATTTCCTAAATCACAATGAAGCAATAAAAATGTTCAAGGATTTAGCTCATCATTAGAGCATTAAGTAAAAACTAGGGCCATTCAATCCAGTAGTAGTACTATTTTTACTGCAGAAAGTCGAAAGAGATTTGACTGATCAAAGAAAATGTTTAAGAAACCAGGTAAGCAGTATGATCCCACTAGCCAATTCAATCCATCTTATCACTCACTCATTCATCCTTGTTTCCATCCACGTCCACCTCATTACTCAAACAAACCACCCCAATCACATCCACCTCAGAGTCAACCATATCCACCTAGGCGCCATCCAATTAAACCTTCACATCCGTTACAACCTCGTGATGCATCCTTTGACCCCAGGTCACGGGGTAGAGAGAACAAGATAAGAGCCAAGGGACAAGGTGACAGCTCGTGTTTTTTGTGTGGAAAACAAGAGCATTGGGCTACGACTTGCCCTGATCGAAAAACGATAATTTCCCCTCCACTCATTGGTTGTTTTTGAACATAAATATTGATAGCCGATTTAAATGCTAATGAATAGATTGTGGATTCAAGGGAAACAAAGCATATAAAAAAGGACGGAGATGGCTTTGTCAACTTTCGAACTATCCTACTTGGAAGTCACAAGTTGTACATGGGAAATAATGCGTTGGAAGATGTCATTGGAGTTGGTAAGTACAGCCTTGAGTCAAACATGGGATACTCTCTTCTACTTAAAAATACTCTTTTTACCCCTGGAATGAGAAGAAATTTAGTGTACGTTACGAGTTTGGtggaaaaaaatttatataagatATTGTAAAGATATAGTCTTGTTGAGAAAGAACAATGTAATACTTATGTTAAGAAAATCATTAGGAGATCTTTTCAAACTAGATGTTTTAAATACATTTTCATCAATGTCAAGTAGTTATTCATATTTTATTGGTTTAAACAACCCTAACATTGTATTTGAATCTATTAAGTGGCATAATAGAGTAAGACACATAGTAAAATATCGTATGGTTAGGTTAGCACGAGATGGGTTACTAGGACCAATGACAAAGATAAATTTACCCTTTTGTGAGAATTGTGTGTCAAGGAAGACGACTAGGAAACCTTTTCCTaaagaagatagatgtaaaaaaACTTTTGCAAATTATATATAGCGATATATGTGATCCTCTGAACATTCGAACTCGAAATGGGTGTCAGTATTTTTTAACTTTCATTAATGACTACTCTCGATACGGAATGTaatatttaatttctcaaaaaTCAAAAGAGCTCGATTGCTTTCAAAAATACAGATTGGAAATGGAGGATCAGTTGGATAAAAGAATTAAAATATTGAGGACAGATAGGGGTCGAAGAAACATGTCTTACATCTTCAAATTGTATTATGAGAGTGTCATTGTTGTTAGACAGTATATGATGCCCGATACTCCTCAGTAGAATGGTGTTGCCGAAAGAAGAAATAGAACCTTATTGGATAAAGTTAGATACATAATGGCCGATGCAAATTTACCTATTAATTTTTTGGGAGATGCATTGCTTACATCCACCTACGTATTAAACTTAGTTCCTTCAAAATCAATTTCCAAGACACCTTTTGAATTATGGACTGGTAGGAAACCATTGTTAAGTGGTTTACGTCCATGGGTTCATTAGTTCATGTTTTACTTCCCGCTCCAAATAGAAGTAAATTAGACAAATAAAAAACAATAAAGTACACTTTTATCCGGTATCCTCTCCACTCAAAAAGGTATGTGATGGTATATGAAgatcaaaatagatggattgaaGTTGAGTCCCGAGATGTAACATTTGTAGAAGATAGATATCCCAATAGAAAAAAACTCAAGATATAAATAGAGCTTTATGAGATGCCGAATACAATTCAAGAAAGTGGGAGTGGTAATCTAAGCAATGGCAATCAGGGCATTTCCACAATTCGTGAAGTCAATGAGAGCACATTGGCTAGTGTTCCGGAGTTTCGACGTGGTTTGCaaggaagaattcctaaaagaTATTTTGAGATAGAAAGTGAATTGTACACTTGCATCGCGttggatgatgatgaacctgattcatatCAAGACGCACTAGCATctccaaattttgaaaattggatcTATGCAATGGACGAGGAAATTGATTCAATGATTAAAATATCATATTTGGAAACTAGTTAATCTTCCAGTTGCTTGTACAACAATTGCAAATAAGTGGGTATTCAAAATCAGAAGAAAAGTAGAGGTTTGATTGATAAATATAAAGCTTGTGTGGTATCAAAAGGCTTCACACAAAttgaagatatcaattatgaagAAATTTTCTCCCCGGTGGCTAGGTTTACATTGATTCTTAGGACCCATTGGAATAGAGTCCATGTACTCCCATGAATGGGTGATGTAAATTATTAATGTTGTGTATTTAGAATGAATCTTCTATATTCCCCACATTAATTAATTATTCATTTGCAATCAACTTTTTCTAGGCCTTTGAGATCATCTGTGGTGGACCATGTGTTGGTCATTAATTTTTGTCGACAGGCCGGTCTTCCCTAATCGCACGGAAATTGACCACCCTAACATACGCTTGGGAGGCATGTTCAGGATGATGAAGCACACTAAGGTGCAACTGCCTTCTGTGATGATACAGAAGATGAGGAAGCACAAGTCAAGGCATGATCGCCTCCAGTCACAACTATATATACATTATTTGGATTCCTAATGGGTTGAGCATGTTCAGAAATATTTCACACGTGTTAGTACTCATTAGCCTGTGCCACCACATAGGGGATAGCTTTGAGTGACTAGGGATGAGACCaggtgttccgtatccattaTGATAtggccgtaaaggccgatacgtataggtagcAGCCACTGCCATTACATGATATAGGGTGAAATATGGCAGTTGATTTTTTTGGGACTATATCAATCGTAACAACCGTTACAGCataacggtaaaaaaaaaaaaacaaccacttCTTTTttatgtaaattcattttttccccTTATCTTTAcacttttctcattctaaaaactTTCCTACATGATTCTACAACAAATTTTGACCATTCGTACtttagtttttaggattaaaatagtAGATTTAAGCGATTTGGGCGAATAGAAGTTCTTAGGGCCAATTTTTTCATAAAGCCGAAAAAAGTAGTATATATGCATAAAATCctatttctaattctaatgcttgattgtaatgTGTAAACATTAAAGACATATaatcaggttcataaattcaccaaacaacccaatacaacactctcaccaaagagtggaccatcaAGCTACTATAAACATGTTTTAAAAATGAATacaaatttggaatatttacattattttagattttctaaatatttttttagaatttttcgggTAAATTTTTTTTGAACCATTACAGGGGCATCGTTACGCTCCAATATCAGCCATTACTACTGATATACGTATCAATAACGATGGCGACCTTTATAGCCATCATTACTAATACAGAATACCTTGGATGAGACTATAAGAGTTGAACATTCATAGTGGAGGCGAGGTTAGGAGTTGTCAAGCCAGTACTCATGCGCTTTAGGCAGGACCTCTATTTCCTGATGATGTCATGGCCTGTGCGGAGCCAAGTTAGGAGTTAATGAGCCAGCATTCATGCACTTTAGACGGGATCTCTACTTGAGGTTAGGAGCTTCTAAGAAAGAACTCACACACTTTAGGCATCAACTGCGCATTGTAGACCTAACGTTTGCCTAGTAATCTCTACTTTGCGGTGTGGATGAGTGACCACGTGCTCAGAGCATTGAGTTGGACTCCACTTCAAGACCGATTTACCTACTGGTGCCTAATCCGATGTGGTCAGTGTATTGTGTGAGCAGGCTGGTCTTATAGGTGGCCCTTGTGCCCTCATCTACCCACCTTTGCATATAGGATGATGAGATTGAATGTCGCTACTTTAGGATATAGTACAATGGTCATGATTGATCCGACCTGGGATGTACTGCTGGGAAAGCAGCTTGGTCGATTCTAAATTACATAGATGCGTGGGAAAGACCCCTTGGCAGCAATACCAGGTTCCTAGGACCATGATTACGCACTTTGAGACTTACCTTCTGCAACATTATCGAGTCTGTGAGATGATGATTTGCAAATTGTTTTCATAagattatatgtatataaataatttatttcaAAAGACTTTAAAGAACGTTTGCAAAAGGATTTATAATTCAAACTCAATAAGAGGATAAGTGCATATGCTGGCAGAGCGATTCTAGATTGAGGATTGTCCGATGTGGTCATGCTAGTCTAGGACAAGCCTTAGAGAGCTAGGGAGGCTATACACTAGTGTGGTGGTCATTTAGTGTATAATCATTTGTGCGTAGAGACACTAGAATCTTGGTTGGTCCCACTTACCTGATTCTTACTCCTTGAATGCGATCTCGATTAATCTTGTCATAGCAGACCCTTCAGTATTCCCACTACAAGGTTGAATGGGAGATGTTAGACGCATGCATGCCAGCCACACTGGCTGACATGTGCTAGTGTGTGGCTGCCGGATGCATGCATTCCAGCCAACTGGCTGACATGTGCCGGTCTGGGGCAAcccctagtggggcccacttgacatgTGGCAGCAAGATAGGCTGCTAGCCCATCACTTCTTCACACCATCTCTCaccaccgcccatccatttttcgtaTTTAAGTGCAATGTTGTGTGGGGCGTAAGAATGGAAGCAGCAAAGaggcatagagagagagagaatttgtaCGTGGGATGCGTGGTTTACATGCTACAGTATAGAAAAGGGTCTGCTCTTGTGCTTGTTGGAGTTGCGTGCGTCGTCATACCATCATCACTGTCAAATTAAGTAAGTAAAGTGGCTTGTCTTCTCTGTGTGATTGATTTGAGCAGGCCACCGGTTTCCATGTTTCGGCTCCTCGATTTCAGTCGTGCAATCGGGTCATTTGATCCGCAATCATGTAAATGGACCTAACCCGTCACGTTGTCCATATGTGCCCTACGCTCTTAGATAGTCAATAGAAGATAAAGCAACAAATGACGTTCAACAAAAAGTAGTCCAAGTTTGAAGTGTTGGAATTTTCCAACCTGGGAGATTTTTGGACCATCAGCTATCAACAGTGGGTCCATAAGATCGATGCTTTGGGTCTCCGAACCATGGTCCCCATGCCCGCCAACTGTAACTTTGCTGCTGCACATGAATCTATCGTTCTTTACTCTTAGTACAATACAATAATCTGACTGACCACATGCATGACATAAATGATGTCAGGTAGAGTATCCATTAAGTATTCTTGTATGTTAGTCAGGAGGATGATGTCAGGTAGAAGGTTGTTTTGCAGCATAGGTTTGGATTCTGACTTAAGAATCCAGATACTGGATTTTGCATTCTTTCAATTGCATTTGGCagcctggatttgcaatcctttGGAATTCAGAAATTATATTTGGCGGCCTGTGTTTTGTCTTAAGGAGGCCTTGGAGGAGAGGAGAGATCAGTTATGACAGTTGGAGAGGAATGGAAATCCAGATTTATGGACCCAATACCTTTTCTCTTGGAATTTTAAAAGGGGCCATTtgaggatttgaaatccaggATTTTGGGGGATGCCGAACatgatttggatttgaaatccttgcTGCCAAATCACCCCTTTGGGATTGAACTCACTACCTCAAGGTTGCAACATCAAACCGTCTAAGTGAAATGCAGGCTTAATCTGTAATATCAACTATCCGCCAAGTGAATTAAACTACAGAGATTCATCTTCTCCGCAACCGTTGCCATTGGATTTTCCTATCCCTCCAACAACAGTGCCTATGATTTCATCACACAAAAATTCATTGAATTGTCAAGCTGAGCATCATGCACTTCTATAATTGATCTGGCATTTTCTACGCCTAAAAGGTATTTAAGCTTTTACCAATGTAAGAGGATATCGTTGCCAATCTTCTTGTAGTATTTAAACTCTCACGGTATGTAATTTCTACAAGGGGGATTTGTAATTTCAGAGCTGTGTTTGGATGTAAAAATGATTTGAACTGTGACATGACAACAAATAGACAATGTTTCCCAGTGTTCGTAATGAGGAATTTGCCTTCAAGTTGCAGTTACATTCTTTTCAAATGCACGacttgaaagtaatgtaaatGCAGTTTGGAGATGAAGCTGAAGGAAATCACAATTCTGGACTTCAGTAGATTTAACTAGTGCAATTCAATTCgatattgcatccaaacacaccctttttGGCTTTCACATTGTTTTCACTCTACTTTCATGAGAAAACTGAATCAGGTCCACTGGTTCGATGGTTCTTAGCAATAGGACTTTTGATTGCAACAAtgacaatctttttttttttttgcagatgcTTTTCTCTCGGTTGACATTTATAAAGACCCATGCTTCCCCAGACTGTGTGATTTCTGGATGGGAGGCCAAACTGCAATAAGGAGCTAGCTTGacttattttttctttctcattttcctcTCTGGAgttcattagggcctgtttggaacctgGGATTAGGTGGGGTTAGATGGTATGAAATTGCATTTTGTTCAAGGTAAATTTCATCTGATGTTTGAAAAAGATGGGAAGGATTGGGTTAATAcaggtatcatatcatccagtccTAACAAGAGATGCCGTGGGATTttcaatggatttcaaaatctactCCATTTGTGAGCCCcatgattgatgcatgtgttttacccacaccgtccatctatatgcACCCTTTACATGTGACAATCTAGTTGCACATGAGTAAAGGCGACCGGCATCAGTTGTGAAATTTGATCCaatgattacaattccatggtccaccaagcATAGGTTTGGACTTAAATATAGTGTTTTTCTCGGAGGAAATTTTTTACCCCAAACCATGGGATTGGATGGTCGAAATAACATGGTATTTTcagacatataatcattgtgcaataatttTTTACATCCACCTGATGCAATTCAAAACCATTTAGTCCCTTGCTATGTACACTGCACTAAACAAACGGACCATGAACCAGGTAT
This window encodes:
- the LOC131243575 gene encoding glutathione S-transferase DHAR2-like isoform X2 → MVGHTELGRCVKDDSGPSLFMQESRKNTNEGIGAIIIISETIYLLEKEREKKKKSDLETAMETMKPLEVCVKAAVCDPNALGNCPCSQTVLMMLEEKYVPYNKKLIDVNHMPQWGSKIMPLLARFLKSTDQSDGSEKALVDELQVLDEHLKVHGPYVDGDDVTSIDLFLAPKLYHMETVLSHFKNWTIPKSLKYVENYCEMLFSRLTFIKTHASPDCVISGWEAKLQ